GACCCCTGGCGCTTAGCCGGAGGCGTTGATGTAGAGCTGGCTCTTGAGGATGTAGTCGATGACGGGCTGGCAGAGGTAATCCACGACGTGGCCATCCCCGTGCTGCAGGGCCAGTCTAGGGGTGCGGGGGGAGAGAAAGGGGTCAGAGCCTTCCTGGGTGCATCAGGTGCCCCCCGCAAGCAGAGCGGCTGGTTGGGGGGCACCCCTCTCCCCGCTCTGTGGGGGGAGTCCCCCTGTACCACCCACCTGCTTTTGGTGGAGCTGACGACCGACATGGGGTGGTTTGAGTCATCCTTCACCACCAGAATGTTGttctgcaggggaaggaggaagcgAGGAGTGAAGGGCCAGCCTGAACGTGGGCGtctgccctgccagcctcccCAGCCCGCTGGCCTCAGGGGGCTGCCGTGCGATCGCCCCGTTGCTTGTCCCACCTAGCAGCTGAGAACATCTGGCCTTGAGGTGTTCTGTGCCCTGTGGCAGGAGCACTGCCCTGCGTAAGGAGGGGCTGCAGGTCCCTTTGCAGCCTTCCTGGCCATGCTGGCACCCACTTACTTTGTACTTGCGGAGTATGGAGGAGTGGTTCATGATCCGGTCAGGGTCTGCTCCATCCCGAGGCACCACCACGATCCCAAACTCCCCGACAATCACCTCCATCTAGGAAAAACCAAAGTGGAGTGATCTTTATAACCACCCCACGCAAAACCTGCCACTGTCCACCAGCTCCCCTGCACCAGAAGAGCTGGGCCGTGGTTTGGGATGAGATAGAAAGTGAATCTGAGGCTATCACAACTGCCTTTGGCAGAAACTTGGGACCATCATGGCATGGCGAGTGGTCTGCAGGGGATGAAATCAAGAGGCCCAGGGTCAGGTACTGTTACTAGATGTTGAGGTTAGGCTTTAGGGAGGGCTTGCAGCAGAAGGAGAGTGACAGTagaagaggttgcccagagaggacatgacttctgctttgctggaaGGCTTTATGAGCAGGATGGACATGTTGGTCCTGAGAGAGGTCTTGAAGGGGCATTCTTCCAAGGCTGTTTGCACCAAGGCTGGTGGCCATATTTTCTGCTCCCGCTTGTGTTGGGCGAGACAAACCAGGCTCATCTGGAAGAGCTCTGGGTCAGCATGttcaggcagcaggagcccgTGAGGTGGTGCTGGTGCAGAATGACTCCGCCGCCTGCACTCTGGTGTCCAGTTTTTGTATCCTTTGTGCTGTTTTTTGCATCAGGACTTGCCTCATCTCCAACTTTGCAGCCCTTCAGAGGAGATATCTGCCAGctcattgttttaaaaaccttGGGACTTGAAGATGCGGTAACTGATTTTAGAATTGGTTGAGAGGCTCAACCTCAACCGGGAGGAGTGGGGAGGTTGTGTTGGCTGGCCGATTTCAGTGAAGAGCCAGGTGAGGTCCCATACCCAGCACTAGTCTGGCTGCCAGGAGCAGCATGTGGGTTGGTAACCCAGTTCTTCTCTAGTGCTGGTGTCTTTCCAGGAAAGTATGGCTTCTTCAGGCAGGGACTGTGGTGTTCAAGGTGTCCTGCTGCAATGTTTTactggtggggggtgggggcacagAGAAGTGGGCAGTGGGTTTCATCCCTTTGAGCTGAGGCAGTGAAGatgctgagatgggctgggatgggtttaCTTCTCGATCTTTGTAAAGATGGGTACTTGGGTATCCCACGTTGCAGAAAAAGCCGTTTATTAAGTGAAAGCTGTTGTTTTGGCTGTAAACATGTCTAATTTCTAACATCTGGCCAACTTTTGTAAATCCCTTATTTCCTACCTCCACACCTCACTCTGCTGGGACTGGCATCTACTTGATGCTGGCTCCTTCCAAGGGACAAGGAGTGGGAGCGAAGCCTTTGGAGATCCCTTGGAAGGGGGTTTACCCTGCACCCCAAGTGACATCCCCTGTGTGAATGGTGAGTGGGAGCAGGGCTTCAGGTCTGTGGAAGGGGAGGCAGGGTAGGGCTGGTGACCCCCGAAGCAGAAGACCCTGTCTCTCAGGCTGCCTGTGTGTAGGAGAGGGGAGGGtcagggctgggatgggggaggCAGCGGGGATGGTGGGGATAGCTCCTGCCATGCCAGGGGACCTGGGCAGCTCCCAGGAGTGCTGGGtgtgggaagcagaggaggaggaggaggaggaggaagggagccAGGGAAAGAGAAGCACGGAGGGGTGCCCAGTGGTGGTGACTCACATCTGCCTCGTTCCAGAGACCAGGGATGCAGAAGGATTCCAGCAGGTCGCTGCCACAGAGCAGTAGGATGCGAagctctgaagaaaagaagaggagaagctCAGATGTAGGAGCAAAGAGGGCTGAGCAGGCACTGCTACTCCCACCACCCCATTGCACTGCTCGGGGGCACCTTCTTCTGCACAGACTTCCCCTGCCAAAACAAGTCCTGCTAAAGATGCTGTGGTCCTTCCCACATCCCTGCAGGTGCCAAACTTCAAACACCCCCCACCCTAATTTACTTCAGCTCCTCTCCCATGCTGCTGAGTTGCTGTCAGCATTGCTAAGTGCTGGTGAACTGCGGCTGTGGTCCAGCCCTGGAGGTGGGGTATCCCTGGGAAAGGGAGtcatttctctgtgctgtgggCACCCACCACCACTTTGTGATCTGCTGCAGAGGCTCCGGCCACAGGGTGATGGGGAGAGCCCAGGGGACTGCCCAAAGCCCTGGGCATGGCTGTGTTTGCATTAGCAAAGCTagtggtgaagcactggaggTTTTCCTTGTTTATCTTGAAGGATTTCCATgtcctccctttctctccccaggCTGGGACTGGTGCTTGCTGACAGCTTGCTTAGAGGGTTGGCTTTGCTGTTCAGTGAGAAAGTTGTCCTGTGGGGAGGAGCTTTCTGCTCTGATGGGCCTGTGatgattaatttatttgcaCAACCACCAGAGGAAAGCCATAAACCTGCCCAGAGTGGGGGGAAGAGGCAGCTGCATGGGAAGATGCCTCCCTGCGTGGCACTTCTAGGTGGCCAAAGCCTTTGCGCTCTTCGGGGTGCTGGTGCTAGGACGGGTATTGTGCTAGGCTGTGTGTGAGCTAGCCCATGAAACAGGTCCTAAAATCACCAGCAAGCTCCCCATGCAGAGCCCTGGATGATGTACAGTGGTGCCCAGTGCATGGCAGCCTGGTGGGTCTACAACCCCTAAAGGGCTTTAGGGAAAGAGGCGCCATGGCTGGTCAGGCAGCTGAaatccctcctgctgccacatGCAAAGCTCTGCAGGGCTCCAGGCACCGCAAGGATGTGCCCTTCACCATGGGAGGGCAAGTTTGATGGCACGTGGGGGCAACTTTCAAAGCATGATGCCATGGCAGGTCCATGCCAGTGCTGGGAGCCAGGTCCCCGTTGCTCACTCCCTTATTTCAGGCTGCTTGCCTGCCAATGGGAATGGGCTCAGGCCAGTTTTGCACTGGTCCTGTTTCACCCCTGAGCCCTGATAGCTGGCACCAGGGCGAGATGATCCAGCATCCTTCGCTCACCACTGGGTCTGTCATGTAGCTGCTCCCGAGCCACATGGCACTagcccagaggagctggagTGACGTGGAGGGAGGCTGCATACTCACCTATCTCCTCATATCTCATCACCGTTCCCAAGTTGGCATTTTCATCTggggaaaagaagcaaaagagagGTGATGGTGCCCAGTCTAGAAGAGGGGGCTTTGGAGGAAGGCTGGGGGCTGGAGCTAAAGTGGAGGTGATGGATCTTTCCTCTTACATACCCACGAAGGTGAAGCGCTCCATGGGCGGGCGAACGCAGCAAATCCGGCTCAGGCTTTCTCCCACCTTCCCCAGGATCTTTGCtaaaagtgaagaaggaaaTTAATGGGAGAAAAGCTGTGTGACCAAACCACACAAGCACTTCAGCCACCCTGGTCCTGCAAGATACTCCTGAGCTCGGGTGCAGGAACTGCTCTCAGCATCTCCCCACCACCTCCTTCATGGTCTTAACTCCCAAGAGCGCTACACTGTGCCTTGAAGGAACCAGCTGGACAGCTAAAATCATAGGATGTTCATTTTAATGGGATTTAAGTAATGTCCTCTTTCCTCCCCAGCTGTGTCCTCAGTGTCCCACATCCCATGGAGTATCCAGCCACGTC
Above is a window of Falco biarmicus isolate bFalBia1 chromosome 11, bFalBia1.pri, whole genome shotgun sequence DNA encoding:
- the NMNAT2 gene encoding nicotinamide/nicotinic acid mononucleotide adenylyltransferase 2, which encodes MTETTKTHVILLACGSFNPITKGHIQMFERARDYLHKTGRFIVIGGIVSPVHDSYGKTGLVSSRHRLTMCQLAVQSSDWIRVDPWECYQDTWQTTCSVLEHHRDLMKRVTGCILSNVNTPSITPVIGQPQNESSQTIYQNNNNVSNKPTAAKILGKVGESLSRICCVRPPMERFTFVDENANLGTVMRYEEIELRILLLCGSDLLESFCIPGLWNEADMEVIVGEFGIVVVPRDGADPDRIMNHSSILRKYKNNILVVKDDSNHPMSVVSSTKSRLALQHGDGHVVDYLCQPVIDYILKSQLYINASG